A stretch of the Candidatus Nanopelagicales bacterium genome encodes the following:
- a CDS encoding trypsin-like peptidase domain-containing protein → MSYQPGPNDTSPIDSRTSAAGDEPQSFADTAYVPPLTPTPEPPVPPKKSFYARRPVVMLTAVVVTVAVASGIAGGAVGARVSTGTASSTSTSLLTNDTSIGTAATTTGSVESAAKAIGPSVVTVAVSSQGGQGTGSGVIIKDDGYILTNNHVVEGVGQGGSVSVTLSNGSTASAKIVGTDPSSDLAVIKAEGVSGLKAAVFANSEKLQVGQSVIAVGAPLGLSNTVTEGIVSTLHRPVTSGASGTGEQSVMDAIQTDAAINPGNSGGPLVDLAGRVVGINSAIATVGQSSDGQSGNIGVGFAIPSNDAVRVSDQLMSNGKATHAQLGVGLSQSQSAATSGAVLGQVNAGSPAAAAGLKPGDVITKINDRTIADGDSLIVAIRSYAPGDEVTITYERNGQPQTTAATLASAS, encoded by the coding sequence ATGAGTTACCAACCTGGACCGAACGACACTTCCCCGATCGATTCGCGCACCAGTGCCGCCGGTGACGAGCCGCAGTCATTCGCGGATACTGCTTATGTGCCACCACTGACCCCGACACCCGAGCCGCCAGTGCCACCGAAGAAGTCCTTCTACGCACGTCGTCCGGTCGTCATGCTCACCGCCGTGGTTGTCACCGTGGCAGTGGCCTCGGGCATAGCTGGCGGTGCTGTCGGAGCGCGGGTCTCGACCGGAACTGCCTCCTCAACCTCGACGTCTCTGCTCACCAACGACACGTCGATTGGCACAGCAGCTACCACGACCGGTTCGGTGGAATCAGCCGCCAAGGCGATCGGTCCCAGTGTCGTGACGGTCGCGGTGTCCAGCCAGGGCGGGCAGGGCACCGGGTCCGGCGTGATCATCAAGGACGACGGCTACATCCTGACGAACAACCACGTGGTCGAGGGTGTGGGTCAAGGCGGGTCCGTCAGCGTGACCCTGAGCAACGGCAGTACTGCCTCGGCGAAGATCGTGGGAACAGACCCGAGTTCTGACCTTGCGGTCATCAAGGCGGAGGGTGTGAGCGGGCTCAAGGCTGCGGTTTTCGCCAACTCCGAGAAGTTGCAGGTCGGTCAGAGTGTCATCGCAGTCGGTGCGCCGCTGGGACTGAGTAACACCGTGACCGAGGGCATCGTGTCGACACTTCATCGTCCGGTCACCTCCGGTGCAAGCGGAACCGGCGAGCAGTCGGTGATGGATGCCATCCAGACCGATGCGGCGATCAATCCGGGCAACTCCGGTGGTCCGCTTGTCGACTTAGCTGGCCGGGTGGTGGGAATCAACTCGGCGATCGCGACCGTCGGCCAATCATCGGATGGGCAGTCTGGGAACATCGGCGTCGGCTTTGCGATCCCCTCCAATGACGCGGTCCGAGTGTCCGACCAACTGATGTCCAACGGCAAGGCGACCCATGCCCAGCTCGGCGTCGGGTTGTCGCAAAGTCAGTCCGCCGCAACGAGCGGTGCGGTGCTCGGTCAAGTCAACGCCGGCAGCCCGGCTGCCGCGGCCGGACTGAAGCCCGGCGATGTGATCACCAAGATCAACGACCGGACGATTGCGGACGGCGATAGCCTGATTGTTGCGATCCGCTCCTATGCTCCCGGTGATGAGGTCACGATCACCTACGAGCGCAACGGTCAGCCCCAGACCACTGCGGCAACGTTGGCCTCGGCCAGCTAA